The genomic window GTTCGGCTATCCGACCGCGGCCACCGACATGCCGACCACCGGCACCCAGGCCTATACGGTGGCGGTGCGCGGCCGCGTCGTGAACAATGCCGGCGGCGTCACCACGATCAACACCATCGGCGGCACCGCCACGGTCTCGGTCAATTTCTCGACCGGCCTGGTCGATATCACCTTCAATCTGACCCAGACGACCGCTGGCGGTGCGACCGCGGCCTATGCGACCTTCGCGGCGCAGGGTGCGATTCCGGCGGGCCAGAACCAGTTCACCGGCGCCTTCGCCAGTGGCGCGCCGCTGTCGGGCACGATCGCCGGCGGCTTTTTCGGCTCGCAGGGCGCCGAGATCGGTATCACCTTTGCCGGCAGTGGCACCAATGCCCGCCTTGTCGGCGAAGTGGTCGGCAAGAAGTCGTAAGCAGAAACCCCTCCCCTTCCGTTCAAGGGCGGGTTGGAAAAGGTCGGGGCGCGGCCCCGGCCTTTTCTGTATGCGGCGCATGGAAACGGTTCAGCGCGCCAGCCGCATCGCCACATCGTTCATGAAGCGCACATCGTCGCCAGCCGCGAGCCAGGGCGCTTCGGAAGCGATCGCGCCCAGCATGTCGCTTAGATCCTCGATCTCGTCCTTGGCGTAATTGCCGAGCACGTATCCGGTTACCCGGTCCCTGTGCCCCGGATGGCCGATGCCGAGGCGCACGCGGCGAAAATCCGGCCCGATATGCTTGTCGGTCGAGCGCAGGCCATTATGCCCCGCAGTGCCGCCGCCCATCTTCACCTTGACCTTGAACGGCGCGAGATCGAGCTCGTCGTGGAAGACGGTGACATCAGCGGGGGTGAGCTTGTAGAAGTCCAGCGCCGAGCGCACCGCGCGGCCGCTTTCGTTCATGAACGTGGCGGGCTTGAGCAGGATCAGCTTGTCGGAGCCGATCCGCCCCTCGCGCGTCCAGCCCTGGAACTGCTTCTTTTCGGATGTGAAGCCGTGCACCTCGGCCACGGCGTCCACCGCCATGAAGCCGACATTGTGGCGATGCATCGCATAAGTGGGGCCGGGGTTACCCAGGCCGACCCAGAGCTGCATGGCCAGCCCGCTTAGCCGCCCGTGTTCAGCGCGACGCGCATCAGCGCCTTGCACTCGCTGTCGACAAGATCCTTGCCGCCGTTGGTCAGCGCGAGGGAAAGTTCCTTGATCGCCTCGGCCTGCTTGGCCTCATAGGTCTTGCCGTCCTGGTAGCGCTCGGCCGCTACGCCGCGGAAGAACATCGAGAAACCATAAGCGATGGCGAACTTGTCGGTATCGCCGGCCTTCTTCGCGGCACCGGCTTCCGACGCTTCATATGCGTAGCAAAGCACGTCGCGGTCCGCATCTTCTGCGGCTGGAAAAGGGGGGGTGGAAGTCGCCGTCAGCAGCAAAGCCAGGATAAACATTCCACCCCTCCCGTATCGTTATTCGCCTTCGCCCGCCTCTGCGGCAGGCGTTTCGGTCTCGGCCTCGGCTTCCGCCTCGGCAGGCGCGTCGGCCGTCGCCGGCGCGTCCTCATTGTCGCCTTCGCTCGACTTGAGCGCCGACGGGGCAACGACCGTGGCGATGGTGAAGTCGCGGTCGTCGATCACCGGCTTCGCGCCCTTGGGCAGCGTCACCTGCGAGATGTGGATCGAATCGCCGACTTCGAGGCCCTTGAGCGAGATCGCGATCTCCGAGGGGATCTCGGCCGCGTCGCAGATCAGCTCCAGCTCATGGCGCACGATGTTGAGCACGCCGCCACGCTTGATGCCGGGGGCCGCTTCTTCATCGCTGAAGTGGATCGGCACGTTGACGTGCACGCTGCTGTGCTCGCCGATGCGCAGGAAATCGACATGGATCGGACGATCGCTGACGACGTCGAATGCGACGTCCTTGGGGAGCGTGCGCTCGCCGTTGATCATCACCACCGAATTAAAGAAGTGGCCGGTCATCAGCAACTTGGTCAGTTCGCGCTCGCTGACATGGATGCCAGCGGGGTCTGCCTTGTTGCCATAAATGACGGCGGGGACGCGGCCTTCACGACGCAGCGCCCGGGAGGCTCCCTTGCCAGCCCGGTCGCGCGTCTCGGCCGACAGCGTAAGCGTGTCGCTCATGTGTCGATTTCCAATGCGCTAAAGTTCATACGTTCACCGGCCAGGCCTCCAGGGATGACCCTGACGCGGAACGCGCGCCTATAAGGAAAAGGCGGATAGAGAGCAACCCTGATCCTCCCCGCGCCGGGAGGGGGACCGGCGAAGCTGGTGGAGGGGGCGTGCCGCAAGCGGCATCGCTGTTGGTTAGCCCCTCCGTCAGCCCGCGGCTGCCACCTCCCCGCGCCGGGGAGGATCAATATCGCACCCGCTCGACCTTCAGTCCGCGCTTCTCCAGCTCCGCCTGGACGTCGCCTGCGCCCGCCAGATGCCCCGCGCCCACTGCGACGAACACCGTGCCGGGCTGCGCCATCCGCCTGACGATCCAGTCGGCCCAGCGCTGGTTGCGTCTGAACAGCAACGCATCGGCGACCTCGGGCGACGACGCGACATCGTCATTGACCAAAGCCGCGAGCTTGGCGGCGTTGCCCGCGCCCCACGCCGTCACCGCCTGATCGAGCGTTTTCCCGGCATCGGGCAGCGTGCGGATCGTCTCCTCGAGCAGCGCGCGCTGCGCCGGCAGCGACAGCGCATCGAAATAGCCGAGCTGCTCGCGCGCGCTTTCGAGCCCGGCCACCGGCTTGCCGGCCTTGCGCGCCGCCGCGGTCAGCACGGCTTCGGCGCCGTCCTTGGGATCGTAGCCGAGCTTCTGGAGCGGCAGCGACGCCAGCATCGTCGCCGCCAGCCATGGCTCGCTATGGTCGAGCGCGTCAGGGGCCATGCCCAAGCCGGTCAGCGCAGCGCGCAGCTTCTCCGCCTGGGGCCCTTGCAGCGGCGGCTCGCGCGACGTTCCCAGCTCCGCCACCAGCGCCGCCATCTCGGCATCGTCGGGCAGCACCACTTCGAGCATCAGGCTGTCGCTCTTGTCGAACGCCGTCTTCACGCCATCATCGAACCAGCTGAGGCCCGGTTTCAGCATATGCACCGTGCCGAACAGATAGATGGTCGTGTCGGCGTCCTTGACCACCCACAAGGCCGGATCGGCATCGTTCGCCGCCTGCGGCGTGGGGCTCCCGCATCCGGCGAGCGCCAGCGCGGCGAGCAGGGCAATCGTCAGTCTGATATGGATGCGCATCAATGCGCAGCGATATCCCCGAAGCTGGGATGTGTCACGGCATCGCATTGCGCGACCGGCTTGGGCACGTCGCCGTTCAGGCTCGACAGCCAGCATTCGTCGAGCAGGGAGCAGTAACACGCCTCGACCTTCACGTTCCAGCGCGCCGCTTCGAGCTTGGTCCATGCCTGCCCGTCGGGGCTGGCGGCGTCGGCGGGCTTGTCCCAGCCGATGAAGGTCCGTTCCTCGCCCGCGCTGATGATGGAGCGCGCCAGCGGGCGCGACTGCGACCGGACCAGCGGCACCGATCCTCCCGCGGCCCTGACCAGCTCGAGGATATTGACGGGGGTCCGACCCTGATAATGGAGCTGGAACCATACCAGCCGCGCCGGGCCGCTGCCATTGTTGCTCAGATTGAAGCTGATCCGCGCCTTGCCGTCACCCACGGCGTTGCCGGTGCTGAACGAGAGCAGGGGCGTCGAGCTGGCCCGCACCAGCCGGGCATTTTCATGCACCAGCTGCTCCATCGTCGATCCGGTGTGAAGCGCGATCACCAGCGAGGCGATCGAGACCATCAGCACGCTGAGGGTGATGGCCGCGTCGAACCATTTGATGCCGCTGCCATGATGCGCGTGCGGCGGCTCGGGCGATTCGATCATGGCGCGCATCCTTCGCGCCGGGCCCGCTTCCGCTTCGCTGGCATCTCCCGGCATGCGCGAAAATTATCATCGGGCCGAGATGGCGGCAATCGCCGCTCGTGACATTACTGGACCCGTTCGACCCTGAGCCCGCGCTTTTCGAGCAGGTCGATCACCGATCCGGGGCCGACGAAATGCCCGGCGCCCGCCGCGAACAGGATGATGCCCGGCTTCGCCCGCAGCCGCGCGATCAGGCTGTCGACCCAGGCATTGTTGCGCTGGACGAGCAGCGGATCGGCCATCGCCGCGCCCGGATCGACGCTCTCGGGCATGATCATCAGCGGCGATCCCGGCCCGACCTGTCCCTGCGCCCAGGCATGCGCCGCGGCGTCGAGTTCGTCATGCGTGCGCAGCGGCGCGATCAGCGCGGCCTCCAGCATCATCCGCTGTGTGCTTTCCGGCACGGCGTTGATATTGGTGACCACCGCCTTGCTGTCCTCGATCGCCTGCACCGGGCGGCCCAGATTGCGGAAATGCTTCTCCAGCCAGGCATCGGCGCCTTCGCTGGGAATGTCGCCCGCCATCAGATCGCGCACCGTGCCGATGCTCATCGCCGCGATCCAGCTCGGCATCCGGTCGAGCTCGGCGACCATCTCGGCGGGCAGGAACGCCTGGATCTCGGCCAGCTTGGCGCGGCCGCGGTGTGACACCCGGTCGATCAGCGGCGGCAGCGTCTCGTCCTTGGGCAGCCCTTCGAGGAAGGTGACGCTCGCATCGTCGGCGTCGGTCGATTCGAGCAGCAGCGTGTCCGCCCGCACGATCACCGCCTCCAGCGCCGGATTGCGCCAGCGAAAGCCGGGCGGCAGGCTGTGCACCGTCCCGAAGATGTAGATCGAGGTGTCGGCGTCGGAGATTTTCCAGATCGCCGGCGTCGGCTGATAGGGCTGGGCGAGCGCGACCCGCGCCATCTCCTTCCTGAGCGCGGCATCGTAGCGCGCATCGATCTCGGTGCGCACCGGCTTGCCGGCCAGCGCCAGCCGCTCGTCGGGCGAATAGGTCGAATAGGGCAGGGCCGCCACCAGCCCCGGCACATTCTGCGCGACCGCCGCCGTCGCGATCGCCAGTGCGGTCGCCGCAAGCCCCCAGGCGATTCTTCCCATGCCGGGAGGTTGCGAGGGCCGCTTGCCGCTGTCAACGCACATTGACCCTCTGGGAAGGCTGCGCCAAAGCGCACTCGATGTCTCAGCCTCTCAGCTTCCAGCGCATGATCCTGAAGCTCCACGACTACTGGAGCGAACGCGGCTGCGTGATCCTCCAGCCTTATGACATGCGGATGGGCGCGGGCACCTTCCATCCGGCGACGACGCTGCGGGCCCTCGGCCCCGAGCCGTGGAACGCCGCCTTCGTCCAGCCCTGCCGCCGCCCGACCGACGGCCGCTATGGCGAGAACCCCAACCGGCTCCAGCATTATTACCAGTATCAGGTGATCCTCAAGCCGAGTCCGCCCGATCTGCAGGAGATGTATCTCGGCTCGCTCGCGGCGATCGGCATCGATTTCACCCGCCACGATATCCGCTTCGTCGAGGATGATTGGGAAAGCCCGACGCTCGGCGCCTGGGGCCTCGGCTGGGAAGTGTGGTGCGACGGTATGGAAGTCACCCAGTTCACCTATTTCCAGCAGATGGGCGGTTTCGATTGCAAGCCTGTCGCGGGCGAGCTGACCTATGGGCTGGAGCGCCTGGCGATGTACATCCAGAATGTCGACAGCGTCTACGATCTCGCCTTCAACGACAGCGGGGTTACCTATGGCGACGTGTTTCTCGAAAACGAGAAGCAGATGTCGAAGTATAATTTCGAAGTCGCCGATACCGAGACCTTGTTCGAGGGCTTCCGCAAGGCGGTGGCTGAGTGCGAGAATTGCCTGGGGGCCGGCGTCCCCATCGCCGCCTATGAGCAGGCGATCGAGGCCAGCCATTTGTTCAACCTGCTGCAAGCCCGCGGCGTCATCTCGGTCGCCGAGCGCCAGGCCTATATCGGCCGCGTCCGCGATCTCGCGAAGGGCAGCTGCGAGGCCTGGATCGCGCACATGACCCCCGAATGGCAGGCCAAATACCCGGAGTGGTCGCTGTGACCCTCAATCCTCCCCGGAACGGGGAGGGGGACCGCGCAAAGCGCGGTGGAGGGGGCGTGCCGCAAGCGAAGCGGCCCGAGGTTTCGACCGCGCGAAAGCTCCGCCGTGGGATGAGCTTGCCCGAGGTTTTGCTGTGGCAGCGCCTGCGTGGCGCGCAAACCGGATTGAAGTTTCGGCGTCAGCATCCGGTCGGGCCTTATGTTGCGGACTTCTACTGTGTGTCGGCCCGATTGGTAGTTGAAGTCGATGGCGAGGTGCATGCCGGTCGAACGGAAAAGGACAGGGAACGTGATCGGTTCCTGCAAGAGAATGGATACGAGGTTTTGCGCGTGAACGCGGCAGATGTGCTGAAGAATGTCGATGCTGCGGCCGAAGCGATCGCTTCGCTCGCGGCACGCCCCCTCCACCACCGGCCTGCGGCCGGCGGTCCCCCTCCCCGTGCCGGGGAGGATCTGTGATGACCGAAGACTTCCTCCTCGAATTGCGCTGCGAGGAAATCCCCGCGCGGATGCAGGAAAAGGCGCGTACCGATCTCGCCCAGCTGTTCGGCGAGCGGCTCAAGGCGCTCAACCTCCCCTTCGAAAGCATCGAGAGCTACGCCACCCCGCGCCGCCTCGCCCTGATCGTCCGCGGTGTCGCCGCGCAGACCGCGGCGGTAAGCGAGGAGCGCAAAGGTCCTCGCGCCGATGCCCCCGCCCAGGCCATCGAAGGCTTTCTCCGCTCGACCGGCCTGACCCGCGAGCAGCTCGTCGCGCGCGACGACGGCAAGGGCAATCAGGTGCTGTTCGCGGTGATCGACCGCCCGGGCGTGGTCGCCGGCTCGGTGCTCGCCAGCGCGGTCGGCCATGTCGTCCACAATTTCCCCTGGCCCAAATCGATGCGCTGGGGCGACGCCTCGCTCTCCACCGAGAGCTTGCGCTGGGTCCGGCCCCTACAGGGCATCATCGCCCTGCTCGGCGACAAGCTGGTGCCGGTCGAGACCGCCGGGCTCAAGAGCGGCGCCCAGACCGTCGGCCACCGCTTCCATCACCCCGGAACCATCACCATCGGCAGCGCCGCCGACTATATCGAGAAGCTGCGCGCCTGCCACGTCATCGTCGATGGCGCCGAGCGCCGCGGCATCATCGCGGTCGGCGCCAAGATGGTCGCGCAGATGGCGGGGCTCACCCTCGTCGAGGATGACGGGCTGCTCTACGAGAATGCCGGGCTCACCGAATGGCCGGTGCCGATGCTCGGCCGCTTCGACGAGGAGTTCCTCTCGGTTCCGCCCGAGGTGATCCAGCTCACCGCCCGCGTGAACCAGAAATATTTCGTTTGCCGCGATGCCGATGGCGCGCTCGCCAACGCGTTCGTCTGCACGGCCAATATCGATGCCAGCGACGGCGGCTGGAAGATCATCGAAGGCAATCAGAAGGTGCTCGCGGCGCGCCTGAGCGATGCGCGCTTCTTCTACGAGACCGATCTCAAGACCCGGCTCGAAGACTTGCAGCCCAAGCTCGAGAAGATCGTCTTCCACGAGAAACTGGGCACCGTCGCCGACAAGGTCGATCGCGTCGCCAAGCTGGCGCGGTGGCTGGTGGAAGAGGGTATCGTTCGCGGTGCTCCTGCGAAAGCAGGAGCCCAGGATAGCCCATCCCCTGACGGCTTTGGGCTCCCGCTTTCGCAGGAGCACTTGGCCGACATGGCCGAACGCGCCGCGCGTCTCGCCAAGGCCGATCTCGTCACCGGCATGGTCGGCGAGTTCCCCGAGCTACAGGGCCTGATGGGCGGCTATTACGCCGCCGCGCAGGGCGAAGACCCGCAGGTCGCCGAAGCGGTGCGCGACCATTACAAGCCGGTAGGGCAGGGCGACGACGTACCGACCGCGCCGGTGACGGTGGCGGTGTCGCTTGCGGACAAGCTCGACAGCTTGGGTCGCTTCTTCGCTATCGAAGAGACGCCTACAGGTTCGAAGGATCCTTTTGCACTCCGTCGAGCGGCTCTCGCAGTCCTCCGTATCATTCGGGTGGCGGGCTTGGACTTCAACATTTTTGAAGCAATCAAAGCTGCACTCTATCTCGGTTCTCACGAAATCGATGACAATGATGCATCCTCGAGAACTTGGCGTCCGATTTATACGCTGAATGGCTTCTTTCTCGACCGCTTACGGCAGATGTTACGCGACGAGGGCAAGCGCTTCGATCTAGTGAACGCTGTGGTCGAGGAAGGTGATATCGGCTTTGATGTGAGAAGGTCGATTGCAGCGTGCTATGCACTTCAATCCTTCCTTGAGACCGACGACGGCAAGAACCTCCTCGCCGGCTACAAGCGTGCAGCCAACATCCTCAAGAAAGAGGATTGGTCGGACGCGGAGCAGAAAACGCTGTCCTACACGCCCGAAAAGGAAGAAGCTGCCCTGATCCAGGCGCTCGACTCGGCTGCTCCGCAAGCGGATGCGGCGATCGGGCGCGAGGACTTCGAAGGCGCGATGGCGGCCCTGGCCGGTCTCCGTGCGCCGATCGATGCGTTCTTTGAAAAGGTAATGGTCAATGAACCGGGCAAGCGTGAGCACCGCCTTGCCCTGCTCGCCCGCATGCGCGATGCGGTCCATAAAGTAGCGGACTTCTCGAAGATTGAAGGTTGAATCCCGCGAATGTTGAGTGCCTCGAAAACACTAAACTTCCTCAACATTCGCGCCCCGGCTTGCCACGCGCCAACCAAAACTTGTCGCTGACAACGCAGGTCAGCCCTTTCGCTCTCTTCGCACCTGCGGTAAGCGCGCTGCAGCGCGAAAAGGGGCTCGAATGACGCAATATGTGTACCGCTTCGGCGGCGGGGTTTCGGACGGCGGCAAGGGCGACAAGAACCTGCTCGGCGGCAAGGGTGCCAATCTCGACGGCATGGCGGCGATCGGCTTGCCCGTGCCGCCCGGCTTCACGATCAGCACCCCGGTCTGCGCGCTTTATTACGACAATGGCGAGACTTTCCCGGACAGCCTCAAGGCCGAAGTTGCCACCGGCGTCGCCCATATCGAGGCGGTGACCGGCAAGAAGTTCGGCGACGCCGCCGATCCGCTGCTGGTCTCGGTCCGCTCCGGCGCCCGCGTGTCGATGCCGGGGATGATGGACACCGTCCTCAATCTCGGTCTCAACGACGAAACCGTGATCGGTCTGTGCGAAGCCAGCGGCGATCCCCGCTTCGCCTGGGACAGCTATCGCCGCTTCATCCAGATGTATTCGGACGTGGTGCTCGAGCTCGATCATGGCCGCTTCGAGGAAGCGCTGGAGATCGCCAAGGAAGACCGCGGCTACAACCTCGATACCGATCTGACCGCCGACGACTGGAAGGCGCTGGTCGCCGAGTACAAGCAGATCGTCGAGGAGCTGTGGGGCAAGCCCTTCCCGCAGGATGTCCATGACCAGTTGTGGGGGGCGATCGGCGCGGTGTTCGGCTCATGGCAGTCCGAGCGCGCCAAGGTCTATCGCCGCCTCAACGACATCCCCGGCGACTGGGGCACCGCGGTCAATGTCCAGGCGATGGTCTTCGGTAATATGGGCGACACCTCGGCTACCGGCGTCGCCTTCACCCGCGATCCCGCCAAGGGCGACAATGCCTATTATGGCGAGTTCCTGATCAACGCCCAGGGCGAGGACGTGGTCGCGGGCATCCGTACCCCGCAGTACCTCACCAGGGCCGCGCGCGAGGCTGCGGGCGCCAAGCCGCTGTCGATGGAAGAAGCGATGCCGGAGGCTTATGCCGAGCTGGCGGCGGTGTTCGACCAGCTCGAGCGCCACTATCGCGACATGCAGGACATCGAGTTCACG from Sphingomonas sp. includes these protein-coding regions:
- the pth gene encoding aminoacyl-tRNA hydrolase — encoded protein: MQLWVGLGNPGPTYAMHRHNVGFMAVDAVAEVHGFTSEKKQFQGWTREGRIGSDKLILLKPATFMNESGRAVRSALDFYKLTPADVTVFHDELDLAPFKVKVKMGGGTAGHNGLRSTDKHIGPDFRRVRLGIGHPGHRDRVTGYVLGNYAKDEIEDLSDMLGAIASEAPWLAAGDDVRFMNDVAMRLAR
- a CDS encoding 50S ribosomal protein L25/general stress protein Ctc, with the translated sequence MSDTLTLSAETRDRAGKGASRALRREGRVPAVIYGNKADPAGIHVSERELTKLLMTGHFFNSVVMINGERTLPKDVAFDVVSDRPIHVDFLRIGEHSSVHVNVPIHFSDEEAAPGIKRGGVLNIVRHELELICDAAEIPSEIAISLKGLEVGDSIHISQVTLPKGAKPVIDDRDFTIATVVAPSALKSSEGDNEDAPATADAPAEAEAEAETETPAAEAGEGE
- a CDS encoding TraB/GumN family protein — encoded protein: MRIHIRLTIALLAALALAGCGSPTPQAANDADPALWVVKDADTTIYLFGTVHMLKPGLSWFDDGVKTAFDKSDSLMLEVVLPDDAEMAALVAELGTSREPPLQGPQAEKLRAALTGLGMAPDALDHSEPWLAATMLASLPLQKLGYDPKDGAEAVLTAAARKAGKPVAGLESAREQLGYFDALSLPAQRALLEETIRTLPDAGKTLDQAVTAWGAGNAAKLAALVNDDVASSPEVADALLFRRNQRWADWIVRRMAQPGTVFVAVGAGHLAGAGDVQAELEKRGLKVERVRY
- a CDS encoding TraB/GumN family protein, coding for MGRIAWGLAATALAIATAAVAQNVPGLVAALPYSTYSPDERLALAGKPVRTEIDARYDAALRKEMARVALAQPYQPTPAIWKISDADTSIYIFGTVHSLPPGFRWRNPALEAVIVRADTLLLESTDADDASVTFLEGLPKDETLPPLIDRVSHRGRAKLAEIQAFLPAEMVAELDRMPSWIAAMSIGTVRDLMAGDIPSEGADAWLEKHFRNLGRPVQAIEDSKAVVTNINAVPESTQRMMLEAALIAPLRTHDELDAAAHAWAQGQVGPGSPLMIMPESVDPGAAMADPLLVQRNNAWVDSLIARLRAKPGIILFAAGAGHFVGPGSVIDLLEKRGLRVERVQ
- a CDS encoding glycine--tRNA ligase subunit alpha — protein: MSQPLSFQRMILKLHDYWSERGCVILQPYDMRMGAGTFHPATTLRALGPEPWNAAFVQPCRRPTDGRYGENPNRLQHYYQYQVILKPSPPDLQEMYLGSLAAIGIDFTRHDIRFVEDDWESPTLGAWGLGWEVWCDGMEVTQFTYFQQMGGFDCKPVAGELTYGLERLAMYIQNVDSVYDLAFNDSGVTYGDVFLENEKQMSKYNFEVADTETLFEGFRKAVAECENCLGAGVPIAAYEQAIEASHLFNLLQARGVISVAERQAYIGRVRDLAKGSCEAWIAHMTPEWQAKYPEWSL
- a CDS encoding DUF559 domain-containing protein, with the protein product MPQAKRPEVSTARKLRRGMSLPEVLLWQRLRGAQTGLKFRRQHPVGPYVADFYCVSARLVVEVDGEVHAGRTEKDRERDRFLQENGYEVLRVNAADVLKNVDAAAEAIASLAARPLHHRPAAGGPPPRAGEDL
- the glyS gene encoding glycine--tRNA ligase subunit beta gives rise to the protein MTEDFLLELRCEEIPARMQEKARTDLAQLFGERLKALNLPFESIESYATPRRLALIVRGVAAQTAAVSEERKGPRADAPAQAIEGFLRSTGLTREQLVARDDGKGNQVLFAVIDRPGVVAGSVLASAVGHVVHNFPWPKSMRWGDASLSTESLRWVRPLQGIIALLGDKLVPVETAGLKSGAQTVGHRFHHPGTITIGSAADYIEKLRACHVIVDGAERRGIIAVGAKMVAQMAGLTLVEDDGLLYENAGLTEWPVPMLGRFDEEFLSVPPEVIQLTARVNQKYFVCRDADGALANAFVCTANIDASDGGWKIIEGNQKVLAARLSDARFFYETDLKTRLEDLQPKLEKIVFHEKLGTVADKVDRVAKLARWLVEEGIVRGAPAKAGAQDSPSPDGFGLPLSQEHLADMAERAARLAKADLVTGMVGEFPELQGLMGGYYAAAQGEDPQVAEAVRDHYKPVGQGDDVPTAPVTVAVSLADKLDSLGRFFAIEETPTGSKDPFALRRAALAVLRIIRVAGLDFNIFEAIKAALYLGSHEIDDNDASSRTWRPIYTLNGFFLDRLRQMLRDEGKRFDLVNAVVEEGDIGFDVRRSIAACYALQSFLETDDGKNLLAGYKRAANILKKEDWSDAEQKTLSYTPEKEEAALIQALDSAAPQADAAIGREDFEGAMAALAGLRAPIDAFFEKVMVNEPGKREHRLALLARMRDAVHKVADFSKIEG